A single window of Intrasporangium calvum DSM 43043 DNA harbors:
- a CDS encoding ABC-F family ATP-binding cassette domain-containing protein: protein MPPAAANLINLERVSLVFGTRHILDDVSIGVLAGDRIGVVGRNGGGKSTLLRVIAGSQEVDDGRVSRQGGSAGIRVGMLSQDDTLDPGHTVREAVLRDRPEHVWAGDPRVRDVLTGLLGGIDAPDLGGLDAIVGPMSGGERRRLALAQLLVDDPELLLLDEPTNHLDVEGVAWLAHHLATKRPRPGNATVAITHDRWFLDAYATLTWEVDDGGVSAFEGGYAAYVLAKAERDRLAGVVADRRSNLMRKELAWLRRGPPARTSKPKFRIDAANALIADEPPPRNAVELTSFATKRLGKDVLDLEDAVVVLGQPPHERTILDRVTWRLPPGERVGLVGVNGAGKSTLLRALTGEQPLTAGRRKIGKTVEIAHLTQEVRELDRFTEWRVIQAIEDVRQFTTLGGKEISASQLATRLGFPGGRQQARVGDLSGGERRRLQLTRLLLGEPNVLILDEPTNDLDIETLTSLEDVLDGWAGTLIIVSHDRYLLERACDHQLALLGDGKLRGLPGGVDEYLRLRAATPRHPSRMPLSRPSGIRDPAAGAGSAASHAAGPSAAEAREARKTMSRIERQLSRLGDREARLHGEMVTAATDPTALADLNAKLQDVVAEKEELELEWLEAAELVE from the coding sequence ATGCCACCTGCCGCCGCCAACCTCATCAACCTCGAGCGAGTCTCGCTCGTGTTCGGGACGCGCCACATCCTCGACGACGTGTCGATCGGTGTCCTCGCCGGTGACCGCATCGGGGTCGTCGGCCGCAACGGTGGGGGCAAGTCGACGCTGCTGAGGGTCATCGCCGGCAGCCAGGAGGTGGACGACGGCCGCGTCTCCCGGCAGGGTGGCTCCGCGGGCATCCGGGTCGGGATGCTCTCGCAGGACGACACGCTCGACCCGGGCCACACCGTCCGCGAGGCGGTGTTGCGCGACCGCCCGGAGCACGTGTGGGCCGGCGACCCGCGGGTCCGTGACGTCCTGACCGGACTCCTGGGTGGGATCGACGCCCCGGACCTCGGCGGGCTCGATGCGATCGTCGGCCCGATGTCCGGCGGCGAGCGTCGCCGGCTCGCCCTGGCCCAGCTGCTCGTCGACGACCCGGAGCTGCTCCTCCTCGACGAGCCGACCAACCACCTCGACGTCGAGGGGGTGGCGTGGCTGGCGCACCACCTGGCCACGAAGCGGCCCCGGCCCGGCAACGCGACCGTCGCCATCACCCACGACCGCTGGTTCCTCGACGCCTACGCGACCTTGACCTGGGAGGTCGACGACGGTGGCGTCAGCGCGTTCGAGGGCGGCTACGCGGCCTACGTCCTCGCCAAGGCCGAGCGCGACCGCCTCGCCGGCGTCGTCGCGGACCGCCGCTCCAACCTCATGCGCAAGGAGCTCGCCTGGCTGCGTCGCGGCCCCCCGGCGCGCACGAGCAAGCCGAAGTTCCGGATCGACGCCGCCAACGCGCTCATCGCCGACGAGCCCCCGCCGCGCAACGCGGTCGAGCTGACCTCCTTCGCGACGAAGCGGCTCGGCAAGGACGTGCTCGACCTCGAGGACGCCGTCGTCGTCCTGGGCCAGCCCCCGCACGAGCGGACGATCCTCGACCGCGTCACCTGGCGCCTCCCGCCCGGCGAGCGGGTCGGGCTCGTTGGCGTCAACGGGGCCGGCAAGTCCACGCTGCTGCGCGCCCTGACCGGGGAGCAGCCGCTGACCGCCGGTCGCCGCAAGATCGGCAAGACGGTCGAGATCGCCCACCTGACGCAGGAGGTCCGCGAGCTCGACCGCTTCACCGAGTGGCGCGTCATCCAGGCCATCGAGGACGTCCGGCAGTTCACCACCCTCGGCGGCAAGGAGATCAGCGCCTCCCAGCTCGCCACCCGCCTCGGCTTCCCCGGCGGCCGGCAGCAGGCCCGCGTCGGTGACCTCTCGGGAGGCGAGCGCCGCCGACTCCAGCTGACCCGCCTCCTCCTCGGTGAGCCGAACGTCCTCATCCTCGACGAGCCGACCAACGACCTCGACATCGAGACCCTGACCAGCCTCGAGGACGTCCTCGACGGATGGGCCGGCACGCTCATCATCGTCAGCCATGACCGCTACCTCCTCGAGCGGGCCTGCGACCACCAGCTCGCCCTGCTCGGTGACGGGAAGCTCCGCGGCCTGCCGGGAGGTGTCGACGAGTACCTCCGCCTCCGGGCCGCCACCCCACGCCACCCCAGCCGTATGCCGCTGAGCCGGCCCAGCGGCATACGTGACCCCGCGGCCGGGGCCGGGTCCGCAGCCTCCCACGCAGCCGGCCCGAGCGCGGCGGAGGCCCGCGAGGCCCGCAAGACGATGTCCCGGATCGAGAGGCAGCTCTCGCGGCTGGGTGACCGGGAGGCGCGCCTCCACGGCGAGATGGTCACCGCGGCGACCGATCCCACCGCCCTCGCCGACCTCAACGCGAAGCTCCAGGACGTCGTCGCCGAGAAGGAGGAGCTCGAGCTCGAGTGGCTGGAGGCCGCTGAGCTCGTCGAGTGA
- a CDS encoding 4-(cytidine 5'-diphospho)-2-C-methyl-D-erythritol kinase, translating to MTVAPTPPQSVTVRAPAKVNLELRVGALRPDGYHDLATVFQAVSLYDEVSVARWDEWKVVPGGTYADRIPVDNGNLAVRAAKLVAEQWDIDDVLSIRIDKDIPVAGGMAGGSADAAAALVACDQLWGLGLDREELADLAAELGSDVPFPLAGGNAMGSGRGEQLAPVLARGTFHWVFAISDTGLSTPEVFRELDRLRSVGGADPADPARTAEVSSQLMAALRSGDARDLGQALHNDLEEAAFSLRPELRVLRDAGVEFGALGGVVSGSGPTVAFLTESHEASLDLSVSLAASDLCRDIRRAKGPVHGAHVVTGARPD from the coding sequence ATGACCGTCGCCCCGACACCGCCCCAGTCGGTGACCGTGCGTGCCCCGGCCAAGGTGAACCTCGAGCTCCGGGTCGGTGCGCTCCGGCCCGATGGCTACCACGACCTCGCCACGGTGTTCCAGGCCGTGTCGCTCTACGACGAGGTGTCTGTCGCTCGCTGGGACGAGTGGAAGGTCGTCCCGGGCGGCACCTACGCCGACCGCATCCCGGTCGACAACGGCAACCTCGCCGTGCGGGCGGCGAAGCTCGTCGCCGAGCAGTGGGACATCGATGACGTCCTCTCGATCCGGATCGACAAGGACATCCCGGTGGCCGGGGGGATGGCGGGCGGGTCCGCCGATGCGGCGGCGGCCCTCGTCGCCTGCGACCAGCTGTGGGGGCTCGGCCTCGACCGGGAGGAGCTGGCCGACCTGGCCGCCGAGCTGGGCAGCGACGTGCCGTTCCCGCTCGCGGGTGGCAACGCCATGGGCTCGGGTCGCGGCGAGCAGCTCGCTCCCGTCCTGGCCCGCGGCACCTTCCACTGGGTCTTCGCGATCAGTGACACCGGGCTGTCGACCCCTGAGGTCTTCCGCGAGCTCGACCGGCTGCGGTCGGTGGGCGGTGCCGACCCCGCCGATCCGGCCCGCACCGCTGAGGTGAGCTCCCAGCTGATGGCGGCCCTGCGGAGTGGCGACGCCCGTGACCTGGGCCAGGCCCTGCACAACGACCTGGAGGAGGCCGCGTTCTCCCTCCGTCCCGAGCTGCGGGTCCTCCGCGACGCGGGGGTCGAGTTCGGGGCGCTCGGTGGCGTGGTCAGCGGCTCGGGCCCCACGGTCGCCTTCCTCACGGAGAGCCACGAGGCCTCGCTCGACCTCTCGGTGTCGCTCGCGGCCTCTGACCTGTGCCGCGACATCCGCCGGGCCAAGGGCCCGGTGCACGGTGCCCACGTCGTCACCGGGGCACGCCCGGACTAG
- a CDS encoding resuscitation-promoting factor, whose product MISRNFKVIAGAGAALLLTAGGVGAAQLDKAVNLSVDGTSTAAHVFGGTVGDLLESEGITVRDGDVVYPAVDAPLSDGDTVTVRYARMLNLTVDGTKKQIRTTETTVDAALLALGLHTDGARISVSRSQPIGRQGLDLTVVTPKAVTIVADGRTTRKTVAAATVEEALTQLRVGFDSDDRISPSRSTALKSGMKVVVKDVRTTTSSRSEVVGYTTIRKETADLYEGATKVTTQGVDGVRRVTVRTTIVDGKVAKRERVSSKITTAPVAQVVLVGTKARPVTSTTSTSTGGSGSTSGTGINLARADMWDRVAQCESGGNWSINTGNGYYGGLQFSFSTWLAYGGDDFAQRADLASRAEQITVANRVYADNGLSQWGCKA is encoded by the coding sequence TTGATTTCGCGCAATTTCAAGGTCATCGCCGGTGCCGGCGCCGCCTTGCTGCTCACCGCCGGTGGCGTCGGAGCAGCCCAACTCGACAAGGCGGTGAACCTGTCCGTGGACGGCACGTCCACCGCAGCCCACGTCTTCGGCGGCACGGTCGGTGACCTGCTCGAGAGCGAAGGGATCACGGTGAGGGACGGCGACGTCGTCTACCCGGCCGTCGACGCCCCCCTCTCGGACGGCGACACCGTCACGGTGCGGTACGCCCGAATGCTGAACCTCACCGTGGACGGCACGAAGAAGCAGATCCGCACGACGGAGACGACGGTCGACGCCGCTCTCCTCGCGCTCGGGCTGCACACCGACGGGGCCCGCATCTCGGTCTCGCGGTCCCAGCCCATCGGCCGCCAGGGGCTCGACCTCACCGTCGTGACGCCCAAGGCCGTGACCATCGTCGCCGATGGCAGGACGACCAGGAAGACCGTCGCCGCTGCCACGGTCGAGGAGGCCCTGACGCAGCTGCGGGTCGGCTTCGACTCGGACGACAGGATCTCCCCCTCACGGTCGACCGCGCTCAAGTCCGGCATGAAGGTCGTCGTCAAGGACGTCCGGACCACGACGTCGAGCCGCAGCGAGGTCGTCGGCTACACGACGATCCGCAAGGAGACCGCCGACCTCTACGAGGGGGCCACCAAGGTGACCACGCAGGGCGTCGACGGCGTCCGCCGGGTCACGGTGCGCACCACCATCGTCGACGGCAAGGTCGCCAAGCGCGAGCGCGTCTCGTCCAAGATCACCACGGCCCCCGTGGCCCAGGTCGTCCTCGTCGGCACCAAGGCCCGTCCTGTCACGAGCACGACCAGCACCTCGACCGGCGGCTCCGGCAGCACGTCGGGCACGGGCATCAACCTCGCCCGAGCCGACATGTGGGACCGCGTCGCTCAGTGTGAGTCCGGGGGCAACTGGTCCATCAACACCGGCAACGGCTACTACGGCGGTCTCCAGTTCTCCTTCAGCACCTGGCTCGCCTACGGTGGCGACGACTTCGCCCAGCGGGCTGACCTCGCTTCTCGAGCGGAGCAGATCACCGTCGCCAACCGGGTCTACGCCGACAACGGCCTGTCCCAGTGGGGCTGCAAGGCCTGA
- the rsmA gene encoding 16S rRNA (adenine(1518)-N(6)/adenine(1519)-N(6))-dimethyltransferase RsmA: MTKEAPGGGRRADPADRVAAAPQAALLGPTQIRELAERLDVRPTKQWGQNFVVDANTVRKIVRVAGVGPEDVVVEVGPGLGSLTLALLPVVRQVTAIEVDPRLAGALEGTVRSLQPENAAKLRLVAADALTVTRLPGPKPTALVANLPYNISVPVVLSFLEQFASIRRVLVMVQLEVAERLAAKPGGKIYGVPSLKAAWYADVELAGRVGRNVFWPAPNVDSGLVSLVRRDPPDTTATRQEVFRCIDAAFLQRRKSLRGALASWAGSPARAEAALLAAGVDPKARGEQLDIVAFARIAEHKDAHDDRPEPPRQARPHDAGTIG; this comes from the coding sequence ATGACGAAGGAGGCCCCGGGCGGAGGGCGCAGAGCCGACCCAGCCGACCGGGTCGCGGCGGCGCCCCAGGCGGCGCTGCTGGGCCCCACACAGATCCGCGAGCTCGCGGAGCGCCTCGACGTCCGACCGACCAAGCAGTGGGGCCAGAACTTCGTCGTCGACGCCAACACGGTTCGCAAGATCGTCCGCGTCGCGGGAGTGGGACCCGAGGACGTCGTCGTCGAGGTGGGCCCCGGCCTCGGGTCGCTCACCCTCGCCCTGCTGCCTGTCGTCCGGCAGGTCACCGCGATCGAGGTCGACCCGCGGCTGGCTGGAGCCCTCGAGGGCACGGTCCGCTCGCTCCAACCCGAGAACGCGGCCAAGCTGCGCCTCGTCGCGGCCGATGCCCTCACCGTGACCAGGCTTCCCGGCCCCAAGCCCACCGCCCTCGTCGCGAACCTGCCCTACAACATCTCCGTGCCGGTGGTGCTCTCCTTCCTCGAGCAGTTCGCGTCGATCCGGCGGGTCCTCGTCATGGTGCAGCTCGAGGTGGCCGAGCGACTCGCTGCCAAGCCGGGCGGGAAGATCTACGGCGTGCCGAGCCTCAAGGCCGCCTGGTACGCCGACGTGGAGCTGGCCGGCCGCGTCGGCCGCAACGTCTTCTGGCCCGCCCCGAACGTGGACTCCGGACTGGTGTCCCTCGTCCGGCGCGACCCGCCGGACACGACGGCGACCCGCCAGGAGGTCTTCCGGTGCATCGACGCAGCCTTCCTCCAGCGGCGTAAATCGCTCCGCGGGGCGCTCGCGTCGTGGGCCGGCTCGCCGGCCCGGGCCGAGGCCGCGCTCCTGGCGGCGGGGGTCGATCCCAAGGCCCGTGGCGAGCAGCTCGACATCGTGGCCTTCGCGCGCATCGCCGAGCACAAGGACGCCCACGACGACCGACCCGAACCTCCGCGTCAGGCCCGACCGCACGACGCGGGCACCATAGGGTGA
- a CDS encoding multicopper oxidase family protein translates to MLTRRTFLKYTGATTLTLFATTAAGQRVALASLPGGSLDPSAVPKFASPLLIPPVMPRAGTVPWRGAGRADYYEIAMRQFEQAMLPTPLPLTTVWGYGPAGPGTALHHAPSLTIEATVGVPVRVRWVNDLVDADGRALPHLLPVDPSLHWANPERLPDRHGHRSTDQKPDLTGRVFVPPDEYTDPATQYTTYRGPVPIVTHLHGAEGVGDESDGYTEAWYLPAATDLDPELATSGRWYAYLAGLAQERFGVAPEAGAQTSQYPNHNRASTLWFHDHALGLTRLNVYAGPAGFYLLRDVSGGDGPIRDARTGGAASLPGPAPRRTDPPPGKAYYEIPIAIQDRSFNADGSLFYPDSRTFFDGVTGPWVPESDLSPVWNPEFFGNTLIVNGRVWPHLDVEQRRYRFRVLNGCQSRFLLLDFTAIPGVDVWQIGNDGGLLPDAAHVTADLEGKVLLAPAERADLVVDFTDVPRGEWVLHNVGPDEPFRGGDFEPADAATTGQVLQFRVGRAVTPDRSTPPEHLVLPAVPALPDEGRVRRVALIEAMSMAAEDAPARALLGVVVGDPAAPEGGHVFPSEWHEEVTEHPDQGAAEVWEIYNTTGDAHPIHVHEVAFEVVDRQSVHVEEPPDDGPEEDEHEHGAGPTAVVRISPDSSARGPEHGESGRKDTVIAYPEEVTRIRLQFDTAGRYVWHCHILEHEDHEMMRPLQVGPADPAQPR, encoded by the coding sequence ATGCTCACTCGACGGACGTTCCTGAAGTACACCGGGGCGACGACGCTCACGCTCTTCGCGACGACCGCCGCGGGTCAACGCGTCGCGCTCGCGAGCCTGCCGGGTGGCAGCCTCGACCCGAGCGCCGTGCCGAAGTTCGCCTCGCCGCTGCTCATCCCGCCGGTGATGCCGCGAGCGGGCACCGTCCCGTGGCGGGGAGCGGGGCGCGCCGACTACTACGAGATCGCCATGCGGCAGTTCGAGCAGGCCATGCTGCCGACGCCACTGCCCCTGACGACCGTGTGGGGCTACGGTCCGGCGGGTCCCGGAACCGCACTGCACCACGCGCCGTCGCTGACCATCGAGGCCACCGTCGGGGTCCCGGTGCGGGTCCGGTGGGTCAACGACCTCGTCGACGCCGACGGCCGAGCGCTGCCGCACCTCCTCCCGGTCGACCCGAGCCTGCACTGGGCGAACCCCGAGCGGCTGCCGGACCGGCACGGCCATCGGTCGACCGACCAGAAGCCGGACCTCACCGGCCGCGTCTTCGTGCCGCCCGACGAGTACACCGACCCGGCGACGCAGTACACGACGTACCGGGGCCCGGTGCCGATCGTCACCCATCTGCACGGCGCGGAGGGGGTCGGCGACGAGAGCGACGGCTACACGGAGGCGTGGTACCTGCCCGCCGCGACCGACCTCGATCCCGAGCTCGCCACCTCCGGGCGGTGGTACGCCTACCTGGCCGGGCTGGCCCAGGAGCGCTTCGGCGTCGCGCCCGAGGCCGGGGCCCAGACGAGCCAGTACCCCAACCACAACCGCGCGTCGACCCTGTGGTTCCACGACCATGCCCTGGGCCTGACCCGCCTCAACGTCTACGCGGGACCCGCCGGCTTCTACCTCCTCCGCGACGTCTCCGGTGGCGACGGGCCGATCCGCGACGCCCGCACGGGCGGGGCGGCCTCGCTCCCGGGCCCAGCGCCGCGGCGCACCGACCCTCCCCCGGGGAAGGCGTACTACGAGATCCCGATCGCCATCCAGGACCGGTCGTTCAACGCGGACGGGTCGCTCTTCTACCCCGACTCCCGGACCTTCTTCGACGGCGTGACCGGCCCGTGGGTGCCCGAGTCGGACCTCTCACCGGTCTGGAACCCTGAGTTCTTCGGCAACACCCTCATCGTCAACGGACGGGTCTGGCCGCACCTCGACGTCGAGCAGCGTCGGTACCGGTTCCGGGTGCTGAACGGGTGCCAGTCCCGGTTCCTCCTGCTCGACTTCACCGCCATCCCCGGCGTCGACGTGTGGCAGATCGGCAACGACGGCGGCCTGCTCCCGGACGCCGCCCACGTGACGGCCGACCTCGAGGGCAAGGTGCTCCTCGCCCCGGCCGAGCGGGCCGACCTCGTCGTCGACTTCACCGACGTCCCGCGTGGCGAATGGGTGCTGCACAACGTCGGGCCGGACGAGCCCTTCCGCGGCGGCGACTTCGAGCCCGCCGATGCGGCCACGACCGGTCAGGTCCTCCAGTTCCGCGTGGGCCGAGCGGTGACCCCGGACCGCTCCACCCCGCCGGAGCACCTCGTCCTGCCGGCGGTCCCTGCCCTGCCGGACGAGGGGCGGGTGCGCCGCGTCGCGCTCATCGAGGCCATGTCGATGGCAGCCGAGGACGCACCGGCGCGGGCCCTGCTCGGCGTCGTCGTCGGGGACCCGGCCGCGCCGGAGGGCGGGCACGTCTTCCCGAGCGAGTGGCACGAGGAGGTGACCGAGCACCCCGACCAGGGTGCGGCCGAGGTGTGGGAGATCTACAACACGACGGGTGACGCCCATCCCATCCACGTCCACGAGGTCGCGTTCGAGGTGGTGGACCGCCAGTCCGTCCACGTCGAGGAGCCCCCGGACGACGGGCCCGAGGAGGACGAGCACGAGCACGGCGCGGGGCCGACGGCAGTCGTCCGGATCTCGCCCGACAGTTCCGCGCGGGGCCCGGAGCACGGCGAGTCGGGACGCAAGGACACCGTGATCGCCTATCCGGAGGAGGTGACCCGGATCCGCCTGCAGTTCGACACTGCCGGGCGCTATGTCTGGCACTGCCACATCCTCGAGCACGAGGACCACGAGATGATGCGGCCCCTGCAGGTCGGCCCGGCGGACCCCGCCCAACCCCGCTGA